From Phycodurus eques isolate BA_2022a chromosome 1, UOR_Pequ_1.1, whole genome shotgun sequence, one genomic window encodes:
- the ftcd gene encoding formimidoyltransferase-cyclodeaminase, with translation MAAQLVECVPNFSEGKNQEVIDAISAAISSTSGCTLLDVDPGASTNRTVYTFVGPPEAVVEGALNAARQAFSLIDMSCHSGEHPRMGALDVCPFIPVQNVSMEDCVRCANVFGQRLTDMLHVPVFLYGKAARSEARRSLPSVRAGEYEALAEKLKQKEWAPDFGPATFVASWGATVTGARKFLIAYNVNVIGTKEQAHRIALDIREQGRRKDQPGLLKKVQAIGWYLDEASIAQVSTNILDYEQTPLHRVYEEICKDAEDLKLPIVGSQIVGLIPLKALLDAADFYIAREELFIVEEEHKLRLVISKLGLDSLGPFKAKERIIEYMVRSQDDGRLVSLSLQQFIRSVGARTAAPGGGSVSAAIAALGAALGAMVGQMTYGKRQFEAVDGLMRKLIPSFHHAMNELLDMVDSDSSAFNSYMAALKMPKNTEEEVKRREVALQEGLKRAVGVPLALAERVSTLWPPLKELVLYGNIGCKSDVQVAVKALETAVFGAYYNVIINLQDITDDSFKMETQSRVSALLQEAKSCATTILEAADKRT, from the exons ATGGCAGCTCAGTTGGTGGAATGTGTCCCCAATTTCTCAGAGGGCAAAAATCAAGAG GTTATTGACGCCATCTCGGCGGCCATTAGCAGCACATCCGGATGTACCCTGCTGGATGTCGACCCCGGAGCCTCCACCAACCGAACCGTATACACATTTGTGGGCCCTCCTGAAGCTGTGGTGGAAGGAGCGCTGAACGCCGCCCGTCAGGCATTCAGCCTCATTGACATGAGCTGCCACTCAG GTGAGCACCCTCGTATGGGGGCGCTGGATGTCTGTCCTTTCATTCCTGTCCAGAACGTCAGTATGGAGGACTGTGTCCGTTGCGCCAACGTCTTTGGACAGAGACTGACGGATATGCTGCATGTGCCAG TGTTCCTTTACGGCAAAGCAGCACGGAGCGAGGCACGGAGGAGTCTTCCATCTGTGCGAGCTGGCGAGTACGAAGCTTTAGCTGAAAAG CTGAAACAGAAGGAGTGGGCTCCAGACTTTGGCCCCGCCACCTTTGTCGCATCCTGGGGTGCCACGGTGACAGGCGCTCGTAAGTTCCTCATCGCCTACAATGTAAATGTGATTGGCACCAAGGAACAGGCGCATCGCATTGCACTGGATATAAGGGAACAGGGCCGAAGAAAAGACCAG CCAGGGTTGCTGAAAAAGGTGCAAGCCATCGGCTGGTACTTAGACGAGGCCAGTATCGCTCAGGTGTCCACCAACATCCTGGATTATGAGCAGACTCCCCTCCACCGTGTCTATGAGGAGATCTGCAAGGATGCGGAG GATCTGAAGCTGCCCATCGTTGGCTCTCAGATTGTCGGTTTGATACCTCTCAAAGCTCTTCTGGATGCTGCAGACTTCTACATTGCCAGAGAAGAACTCTTCATCGTGGAAGAGGAGCATAAATTGCGACTG GTGATCAGCAAGCTGGGGCTCGACTCATTGGGTCCATTCAAAGCAAAGGAGCGAATAATTGA GTACATGGTGAGGTCACAGGACGACGGCCGCCTGGTGTCTCTTTCTCTGCAGCAGTTCATTCGTAGCGTTGGCGCTCGGACGGCTGCCCCTGGTGGTGGCTCAGTCTCTGCCGCCATAGCTGCTCTG GGAGCAGCACTGGGCGCCATGGTGGGCCAGATGACGTATGGCAAGAGGCAGTTTGAGGCTGTGGACGGCCTTATGAGGAAACTGATTCCTTCGTTTCATCACGCCATGAACGAGCTGCTGGACATGGTGGACAGTGACTCATCTGCCTTCAACAGCTACATG GCAGCACTGAAGATGCCCAAAAATACTGAGGAGGAAGTAAAACG GCGTGAGGTGGCCTTGCAGGAGGGGCTGAAGCGAGCAGTGGGTGTCCCCTTAGCTTTGGCTGAGAGGGTCAGCACCCTCTGGCCACCACTTAAAGAACTTGTCTTATACGGGAACATCGGCTGCAAATCAGATGTTCAG GTTGCAGTAAAAGCGTTGGAGACGGCAGTTTTCGGGGCCTACTACAATGTGATCATCAACCTTCAAGACATCACagatgacagcttcaagatggaG ACTCAGTCCAGAGTGTCAGCATTGTTACAGGAGGCGAAAAGCTGCGCCACCACCATCCTTGAGGCTGCCGACAAGCGGACCTAA
- the pomca gene encoding proopiomelanocortin a, with translation MKTKTVESRMMCPAWLLVTVVIVGVARGAASQCWEHAACQELDSTSMMECLQLCHTDLSDLNPDTAPLQPPLLPDSDTSAPAKRSYSMEHFRWGKPVGRKRRPIKVYMSNDVEEESSEVFPGEMRRDLINELPAGTEENEVMEKDGVQKKGDSYKMKHFRWSSPPANKRYGGFMKGWDETKQRSLVTLLKNVINKDGQTHK, from the exons ATGAAGACAAAGACAGTTGAGAG CAGGATGATGTGTCCTGCATGGCTGTTGGTGACTGTGGTGATTGTGGGTGTGGCCAGAGGAGCCGCCAGTCAGTGTTGGGAACATGCGGCCTGTCAGGAGTTGGACTCAACAAGCATGATG GAGTGTCTGCAACTCTGTCACACCGACCTCAGTGACCTGAACCCTGACACCGCTCCACTTCAGCCTCCCCTTCTGCCCGACTCTGACACCTCTGCCCCTGCCAAGCGCTCTTACTCCATGGAGCATTTCCGCTGGGGGAAGCCCGTAGGCCGAAAACGGCGCCCCATTAAAGTGTACATGTCCAACGATGTGGAGGAGGAGTCGAGTGAAGTTTTCCCAGGAGAGATGAGGCGCGATTTAATCAATGAGTTGCCGGCAGGAACGGAGGAAAATGAGGTGATGGAGAAGGATGGCGTCCAGAAGAAAGGCGACTCCTACAAGATGAAGCACTTTCGCTGGAGCAGCCCACCTGCCAATAAACGCTACGGTGGCTTCATGAAGGGGTGGGATGAGACCAAGCAGAGATCCCTGGTCACGCTTCTCAAGAACGTCATCAACAAAGATGGACAAACGCATAAGTAG